In Wolbachia endosymbiont (group B) of Germaria angustata, the following are encoded in one genomic region:
- a CDS encoding type I secretion system permease/ATPase has product MKITPSIKKELKQSILYTCLEKCKSAFWFIFWFSSGINALMLFLPLYTSQVLDRVISSESVSTLVMLTIITLSAFACSAMLETCRYLAMAKIGDWIDKTATPDLIVRSIRLTSVQSSTSSGEAIRDLGVIKNFITGNGIFSLFDTPWSLIYLVVIFMIHTSTGFIAIAGIIILVSMAVWNEFATKRILQETNEETIRNINAIDVATRNAEVVEAMGMSEFIVSDWCKRNDQNRAMQITAQNRSNVITGITKFLRSTLQISVIGTGALLAITAHKTAGSIIAASILMGRVLAPFDAAVHTWKFLNQARMSYERLQRLILTSPKREQTMALPEPEGKLEFDRVFFTPYGSNKPTVKGISFVIEPGNVVGVIGASASGKSTIAKLTVGVWKPISGVVRLDGADVYTWNRENFGNYVGYLPQDIELFNTSVKANITRMRPDPNPEEIIKAAKIAGIHELILSLPNGYDTTIGGPGGVILSGGQKQLLGLARAFYGNTKLLVLDEPNANLDSNGEARLINAINVAREQNTTTVIITHKLQLLSVVNTVIVMSDGVIYAMGPKDEILSRLVAPSPDATEDKRYSASG; this is encoded by the coding sequence GTGAAAATCACTCCGTCAATAAAAAAGGAATTAAAGCAAAGTATACTATATACTTGTCTAGAGAAGTGCAAGAGTGCATTTTGGTTCATTTTCTGGTTTAGCTCAGGGATTAATGCGTTAATGTTATTTTTGCCACTTTATACCTCTCAGGTACTTGATCGAGTGATATCGAGCGAGAGTGTGTCAACACTAGTTATGCTGACGATTATTACTTTATCTGCGTTTGCATGTTCTGCAATGCTTGAAACTTGTCGATATTTAGCTATGGCTAAAATTGGTGATTGGATTGATAAAACTGCAACACCAGATCTAATAGTAAGGTCAATCAGGTTAACATCAGTACAAAGCTCAACTTCAAGTGGTGAAGCAATACGAGATCTTGGAGTAATAAAAAATTTCATTACAGGAAATGGTATATTTTCACTGTTCGATACTCCATGGTCGCTAATTTACCTTGTTGTGATCTTTATGATACATACCTCTACAGGGTTTATAGCTATTGCCGGGATCATTATATTAGTTTCAATGGCAGTATGGAATGAATTTGCCACTAAGCGTATATTGCAAGAAACCAATGAAGAAACTATACGCAATATTAATGCTATAGATGTTGCAACAAGAAACGCAGAGGTGGTTGAAGCTATGGGCATGTCAGAATTTATAGTTTCTGATTGGTGTAAACGGAATGATCAAAATCGTGCAATGCAAATTACAGCGCAGAATCGTTCTAATGTGATTACTGGAATTACTAAGTTTCTACGCTCAACTCTGCAAATATCAGTAATTGGAACAGGCGCATTACTTGCAATTACAGCTCACAAAACTGCCGGTAGTATCATTGCTGCCTCGATTTTGATGGGTAGAGTATTGGCTCCATTTGATGCAGCAGTTCATACTTGGAAATTTTTAAATCAAGCCAGAATGTCATATGAGAGGCTACAAAGACTTATACTAACATCCCCAAAAAGAGAGCAAACTATGGCTCTACCAGAGCCTGAAGGGAAGTTGGAATTTGATAGGGTATTTTTTACTCCTTATGGGAGCAATAAGCCAACAGTAAAAGGAATCTCATTTGTAATAGAACCAGGGAATGTTGTTGGTGTTATTGGTGCAAGTGCTTCTGGTAAGTCGACCATTGCAAAACTAACCGTTGGTGTTTGGAAACCCATATCAGGTGTAGTCAGACTAGATGGCGCTGATGTATATACTTGGAATCGAGAGAACTTTGGTAATTATGTTGGTTACTTACCTCAAGATATTGAGTTATTTAACACGAGCGTTAAAGCTAATATTACCCGCATGAGACCAGATCCAAATCCTGAAGAAATAATCAAAGCAGCAAAAATTGCAGGAATACATGAATTAATACTGAGCTTACCAAATGGGTATGATACAACAATAGGAGGACCTGGAGGAGTAATACTCTCTGGTGGCCAAAAACAGCTTCTTGGACTTGCAAGGGCTTTCTATGGTAATACTAAGCTTTTAGTGCTTGATGAACCGAATGCTAACTTAGACAGTAATGGAGAGGCGCGCTTGATTAATGCAATCAATGTTGCAAGAGAGCAAAATACTACCACTGTTATCATCACTCATAAGCTACAGCTACTATCTGTAGTCAATACAGTGATCGTCATGTCAGATGGGGTTATTTATGCTATGGGACCAAAAGATGAGATTTTGAGTAGATTAGTTGCTCCATCACCAGATGCCACAGAAGATAAACGTTATTCAGCAAGTGGTTAA
- a CDS encoding ankyrin repeat domain-containing protein, whose translation MFKNKFDTVISVFKAKSSTSAKTLSSGLFVAGNVVMARAISEIDLSSLQGNSEDKVNKQDLIIIYDYINKVTQEENYNICTNNLDCIKSRILAENISDSLAEKFRQDGWNIISNDGSSLLTVAIERIRKEQKKNRNYDIHVEIAVSLILSMGRELIIKLENFADSNDKTLLHYLAESGKEDILCFVIENSNFDIKEAVRNKDRDGKTPLHYAAKSGNKECLKILIENEADFSCTTNNKTELHYAARSGSPNLLEYLKEILTAKGIFDREKIKTDKYGNNALHYAVQSGNAECIKFFIDNQVQFLKNKYNENPFHKIVGNSETQENTINFLIEHLKFLGRLKSEINQENVDGNTPLHIAAKHGNNQLMKLFTQSGAKIVQNKQGNTPLHIAIIHGNSYCIDLFYENIGNSILQSKGDYGRDLVHLAAMYGKYDCLTSLLKKFPDYDLSTETHKGNMALHLALSSNTETELRKKCVSLLIDRSMQVNKSNNEGNTPLHFAAQLDLSFLSMIEKKLEEKKFDVYQEVLRENSNGDTVFHMAARVGNKSCLEHLFKKERVGEILSKKNKDGQTLLHLSILSGRVECVKYLVKKSPKGIFLEQNTQKKLLFAAILSGNKECLEFVSKELVGKKVAASIKVLYDENDNTPLHMAALANDIEFSQYVIESIAKSTIRNTVPLFNRNSQGLIPLHLAAMSLNAELIEYFMTDNHYPYNKKMLNVVSKSGRTALHYLVMSDNDFEKTINEDFKQGQFLKKLVLEKRKQNEHLREKAIKALFYLTISTGEKTLNEKINFDIKDNAKKNSFRLCF comes from the coding sequence ATGTTCAAAAATAAATTTGACACAGTTATTAGTGTTTTCAAAGCTAAATCTAGTACAAGCGCAAAGACACTCAGTTCAGGTTTATTTGTTGCGGGAAACGTTGTTATGGCCAGAGCAATTAGTGAGATAGACCTCTCTTCATTACAAGGCAATTCAGAAGATAAAGTCAATAAGCAAGACCTAATAATCATATATGATTATATTAATAAAGTAACTCAAGAAGAAAACTATAATATATGTACTAATAATCTTGATTGTATAAAAAGCAGGATTTTAGCAGAAAATATAAGTGATTCATTAGCTGAAAAATTTCGTCAAGATGGATGGAATATAATAAGTAATGATGGTTCTTCGCTATTAACAGTGGCTATTGAAAGAATTAGGAAAGAACAAAAGAAAAATAGGAATTATGATATTCATGTTGAAATAGCTGTATCTCTAATTCTTAGTATGGGCAGAGAATTGATTATAAAATTGGAGAATTTTGCAGATAGTAATGATAAAACACTTCTACATTATTTAGCTGAGTCGGGTAAAGAAGATATTTTATGTTTTGTGATAGAAAATTCTAATTTTGACATTAAAGAAGCAGTAAGGAATAAAGATAGAGATGGTAAAACACCACTACACTATGCGGCTAAATCTGGCAATAAAGAATGCTTGAAAATTCTCATAGAAAATGAAGCAGATTTTAGTTGCACTACCAATAATAAAACCGAGTTACACTATGCTGCCAGAAGCGGAAGTCCTAACCTCCTAGAATATTTAAAAGAAATATTGACAGCAAAAGGAATTTTTGATAGGGAGAAAATTAAAACAGATAAATATGGAAATAACGCATTACACTATGCTGTGCAATCTGGAAATGCTGAGTGCATAAAATTCTTCATTGATAATCAAGTACAATTTTTAAAAAATAAATATAATGAGAATCCTTTTCATAAGATTGTAGGTAACTCAGAAACTCAAGAAAATACCATAAATTTTCTTATAGAGCATCTAAAATTTTTAGGTAGACTAAAAAGTGAAATTAATCAAGAAAATGTAGATGGTAACACCCCATTGCATATAGCTGCAAAACATGGAAATAACCAGCTAATGAAATTGTTTACTCAATCAGGTGCAAAAATTGTTCAGAATAAACAAGGTAACACCCCCTTACATATTGCTATTATACATGGTAATTCATATTGTATAGACCTATTTTATGAAAATATAGGAAATAGCATACTTCAATCCAAAGGTGATTATGGAAGAGATCTTGTACATTTAGCTGCAATGTACGGGAAGTATGATTGTCTAACATCTTTACTCAAGAAATTTCCTGATTACGATTTAAGCACAGAAACACACAAAGGAAATATGGCCCTACACTTAGCTCTATCGAGTAATACAGAAACAGAACTAAGAAAAAAATGTGTGAGTCTATTAATAGACAGAAGCATGCAAGTAAATAAGAGTAATAATGAAGGAAACACCCCTTTACATTTTGCTGCCCAACTTGATTTATCGTTTTTAAGCATGATAGAAAAAAAGTTGGAAGAGAAGAAATTTGACGTTTATCAAGAGGTTTTGCGTGAGAATAGCAACGGTGACACCGTCTTTCATATGGCAGCACGTGTTGGTAATAAATCATGCCTTGAGCACCTTTTTAAAAAAGAGAGAGTGGGAGAAATATTAAGTAAGAAAAATAAGGATGGACAAACTTTACTACACTTATCTATTCTCAGTGGAAGAGTAGAATGCGTTAAGTATTTGGTAAAAAAAAGCCCAAAGGGTATTTTTTTAGAACAAAATACACAAAAAAAGTTGTTATTTGCAGCTATTTTGAGCGGCAACAAGGAATGTCTTGAATTTGTGTCAAAAGAACTTGTAGGTAAAAAGGTGGCTGCTAGCATCAAAGTGTTATATGATGAAAATGACAATACACCGTTACACATGGCTGCTCTTGCCAACGACATAGAATTCTCTCAGTATGTTATTGAAAGTATTGCTAAGTCAACTATTAGGAACACAGTACCACTTTTTAACAGGAACAGTCAAGGGCTTATACCTCTACATTTAGCTGCCATGAGCCTTAATGCTGAGTTAATAGAATATTTTATGACAGATAATCATTACCCCTATAATAAGAAAATGTTAAATGTTGTATCTAAATCTGGAAGAACAGCATTACACTATCTTGTAATGAGTGATAATGATTTTGAAAAAACTATAAATGAGGATTTTAAGCAAGGTCAATTTTTGAAAAAGTTGGTTTTAGAAAAGCGTAAACAAAATGAGCACTTAAGGGAAAAAGCTATTAAAGCCTTATTCTACCTAACAATCAGCACCGGAGAGAAAACTTTAAATGAAAAGATAAATTTTGATATAAAGGATAATGCAAAAAAAAACAGCTTTAGATTATGCTTTTAA
- the tsaD gene encoding tRNA (adenosine(37)-N6)-threonylcarbamoyltransferase complex transferase subunit TsaD, producing MKTILAIETSCDETAVAIVNSNKQVLAHEILSQAEHKKCGGVIPEIASRAHMKHLSGLIKSAMERYNLNFCDLDAIAATSGPGLIGGLIIGTMMAKAIAHVTQKPFIAVNHLEAHALVVRLLYEVEFPFLVLLISGGHCQFLIAQDVGKYIKLGETLDDSLGEAFDKVAKTLGLSYPGGPLIEELAKKGDGMRFKLPRAMIKRSGCDFSFSGIKTAVKNLAREFVMSEQDVCDMCASFQECISDILLDRVRNAIGIAVSLNIKINDFVITGGVAANNFLKERLKKHIDLNVLSPPSNLCTDNAVMVGWIGIERLQRSYVDSLDFAPRPKWELEKYY from the coding sequence ATGAAGACTATTTTAGCTATTGAAACAAGCTGCGATGAAACTGCAGTTGCGATTGTAAATAGCAACAAGCAAGTTCTTGCTCACGAAATTCTTTCTCAGGCAGAGCATAAAAAGTGCGGTGGAGTGATTCCTGAAATAGCATCACGTGCTCATATGAAGCATTTAAGTGGTTTAATAAAAAGTGCTATGGAAAGATATAACCTTAATTTTTGTGATTTGGATGCAATTGCAGCAACATCAGGACCAGGACTCATAGGTGGATTAATAATTGGTACAATGATGGCTAAAGCAATTGCACACGTAACACAAAAACCATTTATTGCAGTTAATCACTTAGAAGCACATGCGTTAGTTGTTAGGCTACTATATGAGGTTGAATTTCCGTTTTTAGTCCTGCTGATATCAGGTGGTCACTGCCAATTTTTAATTGCACAGGATGTAGGTAAATACATCAAACTTGGAGAAACGCTTGATGACTCATTAGGAGAAGCATTTGACAAAGTCGCTAAAACGCTGGGTCTAAGCTATCCGGGAGGTCCATTAATTGAAGAGTTAGCTAAAAAAGGTGATGGTATGAGATTTAAGCTGCCAAGAGCAATGATAAAACGTTCTGGATGTGACTTTTCATTTTCTGGAATTAAAACAGCGGTAAAAAACTTAGCACGAGAATTTGTAATGAGTGAACAGGATGTGTGTGATATGTGTGCTTCGTTTCAAGAGTGTATTAGCGACATATTACTCGATAGAGTCAGAAATGCTATTGGTATCGCTGTATCTTTAAATATTAAAATCAATGATTTTGTAATTACTGGTGGAGTTGCAGCAAATAATTTCCTGAAAGAGAGATTAAAAAAGCACATAGACTTGAACGTGCTTTCTCCTCCAAGCAATTTATGTACAGACAATGCAGTGATGGTTGGATGGATAGGAATTGAAAGGTTACAGAGAAGCTATGTAGACTCTCTTGACTTTGCACCAAGGCCAAAGTGGGAATTAGAAAAATATTACTAG